The proteins below come from a single Ovis canadensis isolate MfBH-ARS-UI-01 breed Bighorn chromosome 23, ARS-UI_OviCan_v2, whole genome shotgun sequence genomic window:
- the MC4R gene encoding melanocortin receptor 4 produces MNSAQPHGMHTSLHSWNRSGHGLPTNVSESPAKGYSDGGCYEQLFVSPEVFVTLGVISLLENILVIVAIAKNKNLHSPMYFFICSLAVADMLVSVSNGSETIVITLLNSTDTDAQSFTVNIDNVIDSVICSSLLASICSLLSIAVDRYFTIFYALQYHSIMTVRRVAITISAIWAACTVSGVLFIIYSDSSAVIICLITVFFTMLALMASLYVHMFLMARLHIKRIAVLPGTGAIRQGANMKGAITLTILIGVFVVCWAPFFLHLIFYISCPQNPYCVCFMSHFNLYLILIMCNSVIDPLIYALRSQELRKTFKEIICCSPLGGLCDLSSRY; encoded by the coding sequence ATGAACTCTGCGCAGCCCCATGGAATGCACACCTCTCTCCACTCCTGGAACCGCAGCGGCCACGGGCTGCCCACCAATGTCAGTGAGTCCCCAGCAAAAGGCTACTCGGACGGGGGGTGCTATGAGCAGCTCTTTGTCTCTCCCGAGGTGTTTGTGACTCTGGGGGTCATCAGCTTGTTGGAGAATATTCTGGTGATTGTGGCCATCGCCAAGAATAAGAATCTGCACTCACCCATGTACTTTTTCATCTGCAGCCTGGCTGTGGCTGACATGTTGGTGAGCGTTTCCAACGGGTCCGAAACCATTGTCATCACCCTGCTGAACAGCACAGACACGGACGCGCAGAGCTTCACGGTGAATATTGACAACGTCATCGACTCGGTGATCTGCAGCTCCTTGCTCGCCTCCATCTGCAGCTTGCTGTCGATCGCGGTGGACAGGTACTTCACCATCTTCTATGCGCTCCAGTACCATAGCATCATGACGGTGCGGCGGGTGGCGATCACCATCAGTGCCATCTGGGCGGCCTGCACGGTGTCGGGCGTCTTGTTCATCATTTACTCAGACAGCAGCGCTGTCATCATCTGCCTCATCACCGTGTTCTTCACCATGCTGGCTCTCATGGCGTCTCTCTACGTTCACATGTTCCTCATGGCCAGGCTCCACATTAAGAGGATCGCAGTCCTGCCAGGCACCGGCGCCATCCGCCAGGGCGCCAACATGAAGGGGGCGATCACGCTGACCATCCTGATCGGGGTCTTTGTTGTCTGCTGGGCCCCCTTCTTCCTGCACCTGATATTCTACATCTCCTGCCCCCAGAACCCCTACTGCGTGTGCTTCATGTCTCACTTTAACCTGTATCTCATCCTGATCATGTGTAATTCTGTCATCGACCCTCTGATCTACGCCCTGCGGAGCCAGGAACTGAGGAAAACCTTCAAAGAGATCATTTGCTGCTCTCCTCTAGGTGGCCTCTGTGATTTGTCTAGCAGATATTAA